CGGCACCGCAGATTTAGGTTAAATCTCAGGACAAATGTCCTAACCACAAGGCCCGTCGGCTCATGGAACAGAGGCCTTGGGAGGTCCTGGAAGCTCCTTTGCTGGAGGTTTTTGAGAGGAGACTAGATGATCCTGGCAGTCCTCTCTAATCCTGTGGGTCTATGATtttacaccccacccccagcgtGGCATCAGCGTCCTGCCCCCCCGTCTGCCCACCCTGCCTCGGGCTGTAGGCAGCGGGCTCCCTGCTGGCAGGGGCGGCTCAATCATGCCCTGGGGCAGGTACCAGCCAGCATAGGTCCTGGCACTAGATGGGAAAGGCAGGGCCCCTGGGTGCAGGGTGTGCCCGGGGCTGGGTACCAGGCCAGCGTAGATGCCTGGCGCTAGATGGGAAAGGCAGGGCCCCTGGGTGCAGGGTGTGCCTGGGGGTGGGTACCAGGCCAGCGTAGGTACCTGGTGCTAGATGGGAAAGGCAGGGCCCCTGGGTGCAGGGTGTGCCCGGGGGTGGGTACCAGGCCAGCTTAGATGCCTGGCGCTAGATGGCAAAGGCAGGACCCCTGGGTGCAGGGTGTGCCTGGGGGTGGGTACCAGGCCAGCGTGGGTGCCTGGTGCTAGATGGGAAAGGCAGGGCCCCTGGGTGCAGGGTGTGCCCGGGGGTGGGTACCAGCCCAGCGTAGGTGCCTGGCGCTAGATGGGAAAGGCAGGGGCCCTGGGTGCAGGGTGTGCCCAGGGGTGGGTACCAGGCCAGCGTAGGTACCTGGTGCTAGATGGGAAAGGCAGAGCCCCTGCTTGGAGGGTGTGCCAGGGGGTTGGTATCAGGCTAGCGTAGATGCCTGGCATGAGATGGGAAAGGCAGGGCCCCTGGGTGCAGGGTGTGCCCAGGGTTGAGTACCAGGCCAGCATAGGTGCCTGGCACTAGATGGGAAAGGCAGGGGCCTGGGTGCAGGGTGTGCCCAGGGTTGGGTACCAGGCCAGCCAGCTGGTTATGGGCATTGGACAGGCCATGCTGGGACAGCTGGAGGCCTCGTGgctcaccctcccctcccccacccagagaCTGTGTCATGGGGGGTGAGGACAGGGCTTGGGGAGCCGGGGCGATGCCGAGGCCTAGACCCAGCAGAGCCGCTGCTCTCGCAGCCTCTTAGCCTTGGAGGCCAGACGGGGCCAGCGTGATCTGCCGTGGCTGGGCACAGAACCTCTGGCCGAGTCGCTGCCCCTCTAACCAGTGTTTCCGGACTCCCCGAGAATCCCCCATTGACACTAACTCAAGCCAGTGAGTGACCCATCCCCACGTTGCAGCCAGGGGAAGGGGAAACCGCtccgagggggtggggggaggattccTTCCCCGCCCCAGACTGGCCATCGGTGAGACCCAGGGGAGGTGGACACGTggcagagccctccccaccccatccccgccTGTTGGGAGATGTGCTGCCAGCAGGCACAGCTCGGCCCCAGCCCTCTCGTCACCCCGGCCCCCCCAGGCGCAATGGGCTGGGAATGGGAACGGAGCCGCCCCGAGGAGCCCAGGCCACTGAGccgagctggctggggacagggatcCGCCGAGACCCCACTGGCTGGGCGGCAGAGCTGGCCCGTGCCATGGGCCGGTGGTGCTGAGGGTGCCAGACGCAGCAGTGGCCAAGCCCTGCGTCggctgggggagcagctccaTGCTCCAGTCcggccctgaggcgccccctgctggctgtgtgttgtatctgtgtgtgtgtgtgtgcactgtactgctctgtgtgtgtgtctgtgcattgtagtggtgtgtgtgtgtctgtgtgccaTGTGTGTGCACTgtactgctgtgtgtgtgtctgtgcactgtagtgctgtgtgtctgtgctgtgTGCGTGCGTGTCTGTGTGCCATGTCTGTGCATTGTagtgctgtgtgtgtctgtgtgccgTGTGTGTGTACTGTACTGATGTGTGCGTGcgtttgtttgtgtgtgtctgtgcattgtAGTGCGGTGTGTTGtatctgtgcgtgtgtgtgcactggagtgctgtgtgtctgtgctgtgTGCGTGcgtttgtgtgtctgtgcattGTAGTGCGGTGTGTCTGTGTGCCGTGTGTGTGCACTgtactgctgtgtgtgtgtctgtgcattgtAGTGCGGTGTGTTGTATCTCTGCGTGTGTGTGCACTGTactgctgtgtgtctgtgctgtgtgcgtgtgtgtttgtgtgtctgtgcattGTAGGGCTGTGTGTTGtatctctgtgtgcatgtgtgcactgtactgctgtgtgtgtgtgtttctgtgtgtgtgtgccatgtgtgtgtgttagcTGTGTGTGCCGGGTGTACATTGTATCTGTGCGTGTGGCCAGTTCCCCACAGCTgacaactccctcctcccccggcTCATTCTCTGCCGTCACAGGTGCCTGGAGAGACACCGGTGGCAGTGCCAGGGGGTCCGGGCCCTGGCAACgctcccctcatcccccaccccgaGCAGCAGCCTAGCTGCCCCCGAACTCTGGCCCAGTGTGTCGGGGCTGCAGTGACCCTGGGAGCTCTCTGGGGGGGATCCCTGCAAAGCTGCCTGGCCTAGTGCGGCCTTGACCCACAGGCTCCCTGGGGcaaggcagcctccctgctgggAAGCACTAAGGGGTGCCGCTCCCCCCCCCGagcccatgtccctgcagcccccgagctgagcctggggctcccagggTATCGCTCCCAGCAAGCGGCTGAGGTCCCCGTTTCCCTCCTAGCGAAGGGTAACAATGCCCCAGCGGGCACTGAGCACTGGGCTCCACCAGCTGCGTGGGGCGAACCCTAGAGCTCCTGAGACAGAGAGGTTGTAGGCAGGTGCTAGTCAgacactccccatccccagctccaccggtgcccctcactcctgacctgcagcccctgctagcccagccctgggctccccctagccctgccggtgcccctcactcctgacctgcagcccctgctagcccagccctgggctcccccccatcagctctgctggggcccctcactcctgacacgcagccccctgctagcccagccctgggctcccctcagctctgccggtgcccctcactcctgacccgcagcctctgctagcccagccccgggctcccccccagctctgccggtgcccctcactcccaacacacagccccctgctatcctagccatgggctccccagctccactggtgCCCTTCACTCCAGACCCAACTCCACCGGTGCCCCttactcctgacctgcagccccctgcagtGCCAGTGCCCCAGTCCCCAGCTGACTCCAGCTGTCTGTCTGTGTTTTTCCCACAGGCGGCTGTGACCTATGGACAGACGGACCTGCAGGAGCACTGCCTGGTGTTCGTGGAGGACCGCACGCAGGTACTGTTATTCAGGGAGTAAGGAGGGGCACAGGGCGGCAGGGCTTGGCCAGAGGTGCACGGCCCTGAGGTCTAAGAGCTCAAAGCGTGTGGCGGGGGGGCTGTGCATTGGCCTGCCCTCCCATGAACTCTGACAATACCCCCGCCCCCTGCCACCCCGCTAGCAGACTTGGGCATGTGGCCAATGCCCCACGTGGGCCCTGGGCCCTGAGCAGCCAAGAGAAGGGGTCGGGACAGGGCTGCGGTGgaggggggatgggatggggcagggcagggggtggtgggatgggggaggtgcCAAGGGCTAGTAGGACAGGGACGGGGATAATGGGGGAGCTGTCAGGGTACATGCCcaggtggtgtggggaggggttcTGTGCCCGCCCCGTGCCAGGTGGGGTCAGCCCCACTGCCAGGCTGCCAAGGGTGACCCGGTCCGTTTGCGGCACTGCAGGAGGTGGTGCAGACACGGAGTTTCCATGAGCTGTCGGCCGCAGCGCTGGTGGCCGTGCTGCGCAGCGACCGGCTGGCCATCGACGAGCCAGACCTGATCCGGGCCGTGCGGGAATGGGCCCACGTCAGCTCGGTGAgtgccagcagcccccacagccaggagctggggcccaCCAAGCCAGGGGCTTGCTGCCGGCATCTGAGCCCCCACCATGGGGGTCACCCAGTGAGTgcatggcagaactgggaatagaccTCCCGACTCTAACCCGTAGACCCCACTCCTCACCCAGAACCGGaaaagaacccaggcatcctggctgccagatccctcccagagctggggttagaacccaggcatcctggctgccagccagggccagctccaggcaccagcgcagcaagcaggtgcctggggtggccaacagagaggggcagcacatctggctcttcggcagcaattcggcggcgggtccctcaatccctctcggagggaagaacCAGCCGCCGGATTCCGCCGAATAACGAAGCAGCGGCGGTTATGCTGCCGCTGACATGCCACCAATCGcggctatttttttttccccaccgtttggggtggcaaaaatgctggagccggccctgctaccagccacccacctcccacccccccgcccacccTGGAGAAGCAGAGCGCAAGGCCCCAGGGTGTCCCAGGTGAGGGCACCTGTCCTCAGCTCCCAGGCTCCGGCTGCCACCCAGGCCCCAATCTCTGGGGCACAAGCACAGGTGATGCCAGTCCCTGCCCACCCCTCAGTGCTCCCCTGTCTGCCCCGGGGGCTCGATGCCAGATTATCGCCCACCCCCTTGGCTCCCCAGATCATCCTCCTACCCGCTGGCTCCCAGGGTCATGGATCCGGCCCCTGACCCTGCACTCCTGTTCCAGGCTGTCCTGGAGCGGCCAGTGGCCGAGGTGGCAGCGGGCCCAGTGCGTGAGCTCCGCCTGCCCCTGCTCTCACCCCATGAGCTGGCAGCCCTGGAGAGCCACAACCAGAGGGATCCGCTCATTCCGGTGAGGGGCCAGCTGGCTGTGTCCGTCTGGCTGCGGCCATctgcctgtgtctgtctgtctgtctgtccatacGCCCCGGCTGTGTCTGTGTCCGTctgcctgtgtctgtctgtctgtccatgcGCCCCggctgtgtctgtgtctgtctgcctgtgtctgtctgtctgtccatgcGCCCCGGCTGTGACTGTGTCCGTCTgcctgtgtttgtctgtctgccCATGCgccccagctgtgtctgtgtccGTCTGTCTGTCCTTGTGGCCCTGGCTGTTTACGTCCATCTgtctatgtctgtctgtctgtctgtgtccatcTGGCCATGCGTCCTTGGCGGAGGGCAGGGGGGCACATGGGATCCGCTGAAGGCCCTCAGGCCGCCCCTGGGAgtgggtctgggcagtgcctctggggtggggagcggctggCAAGAGATGCCAAGGGACTGCGGTCAGGAAGCTGCTGCCAGGGACAAGCAGAGACATTTGCAGCACTGACCCAGACGTCTGCCCCACGGCCCCCTATGCCAGGCACCAGCCCCATCGCCCTCTCCATCCCTGCCAGTTCTCGGCACATCTTGcagccctgtcctgcccccaaaccccaggTGCCTGGCCTTGTGTCCGGCTGGGCCCAGCTGTGAGCCGTGTGCCCAGGGCCAGCCGTGGTGTGACTGGGAccagccagcacagcagcagcctggtGTCCCCCCCGCAGGTCGAGTGCATCGCTGAGGCCTGGAAGTGCCATGTGCtgaggaaggggagtggggcaCCATCCCGTCTGTGCCAGCGCCGCAGAGGCACCCAGCCCCGGGAGCACCACAGCTACCTCGAGTGAGGAGGCAGCAGCCAGTGGCGGGCACCAGGCGTcacgggggggcagggagaggctgtTCCCTCGTCTCTGGGATGAGTGACAGGGCAAA
This sequence is a window from Chelonoidis abingdonii isolate Lonesome George chromosome 7, CheloAbing_2.0, whole genome shotgun sequence. Protein-coding genes within it:
- the BTBD19 gene encoding BTB/POZ domain-containing protein 19, with the translated sequence MACAGSAVVEGDAAAFAAAIRSLINNPQFSDVTFVVGRERQEVFAHRCILACRCQAFQRMLSQPQTGAQEPWPPQTPLVLSHVQPEVFLAVLEFLYTNSVTLNSLTALEVLTSAVEYGLDDLRKLCIDFLTGALSVELVCEALQAAVTYGQTDLQEHCLVFVEDRTQEVVQTRSFHELSAAALVAVLRSDRLAIDEPDLIRAVREWAHVSSAVLERPVAEVAAGPVRELRLPLLSPHELAALESHNQRDPLIPVECIAEAWKCHVLRKGSGAPSRLCQRRRGTQPREHHSYLE